The sequence below is a genomic window from Natrinema salifodinae.
TCTCCGCGCCCTTGTGGCTCGAGATGTTCTTGACCTCGGTGCGGTTGGCGGCCGCCAGCGCCTCTGCGCCGATCTCGTCGGTGCTCTCGCCGTCGATTTCCTCGGCGGGGATGATCGAGAGGTTGGCGTCGATCCGCAGGCTGCCGTCGCGCTCGGCGTCGAAGACGCCCAGGTACTCGAGCACTTCCTCGAGTTCGGCGAGGAAGGCCCGCACCTCGCTCGGGCTGCGGAAGTCCGGCGCGGTGACGATCTCCATCAGCGGCGTGCCCGCGCGGTTGTAGTCGACGAGGGTGTACTCCGCCGAATCGATGCCGCCACCGCCGCCGACGTGCTGGAGGCTGCCCGGGTCCTCTTCGAGGTGCGCGCGCTCGATCGTCACGGTGCGGCGCTCGCCCTCGACCGAGATCTCGAGGTCGCCGTCCTGACAGATCGGCTCGTCGTACTGGGTGATCTGAAAGTTCTTGGGCAGGTCGGGGTAGTAGTAGTTCTTCCGGTGGAACCGGGTCTCCTCGGGGATGTCGGCGTCGATCGCCTTCCCGATCTTGACGGCGGCCTCGACGGCGCCCTCGTTCAACACCGGCAGCGCTCCCGGCAGGCCGAGACAGACCGGGCAGACGTGCTCGTTGGGCTCGTCGGTCGGCTCGGTCGAACAGCCACAGAAGATCTTCGTGTCGGTCTCCAGCTGGACGTGCACCTCGAGCCCGATGACGGTCACGAGGTCCGCCTGCTGGGCGGTCTGGGCAGTCATTGCGCCTCGATTCGGGCTGGTCGGGGTAAAGCGTAACGACTCCTAGTAACCACAACGAGAACCATTCCTCAGGATGTAATATAGGATCGATGAATATATTACAGAGATATTGCACCCAATTTTAAAATTTATAACCCGAAACTACCTTAGGTAAGGTGACAAACTAGATAACATGAAACCGATCGTCCTCGTATTGCTCCTCATTGCCCTCTCTTCTATCCCGGTCGCGCTGGGGCTCATCGTACAGCAGGACGCGAAACGGAAGGGACTGGATGATCCTGACCGATGGTTCGCGATCGTCGCCCTCACGGCTGGAACGGGCGTGATTCTCTATCTGCTTGAGCGGGACGATCGGGCTTCGCGGTCGGCACCAGCGGATGCGGAATTCCCGCTGCCCGGGGCGAGCGTTCGAGACGATTCGGGGGAATCGTCGGAAAATGAATGATCAAACCGACGTCCCGGCCTACGAGTCATCGTATCGCCGTTCGTAGACGATCCCCGACTCGCCGACGACCAGTTGCGGCGTCCGGGCGGTCCCGAGCGCGACCGCGAGCAGTTCGTTGCCAGGCCGGAGTCCGGCGAGTTCGGTCCAGCCGTCGTAGCTGCGCTCGTAGATCGTTCCCGACGTCGAGACCGCCAGCGCGTCGTCGCGGTCCCGCGCGAGCGCCGCGATCGGCTGCTCGCCGACCGTCGTCCGCGACCAGGCGACCCCGTTGTAGCGGTAGACGACGCCGTTGCCCCCGGCGACCGAAACGTGGCCGGAATCGGTCGCCGCGACCGCCTCGAAGTCGACGGCCGCGCCGTCGATTCCGATCCGGGACCAGGCGACGCCGCCGTCGCGG
It includes:
- the gatB gene encoding Asp-tRNA(Asn)/Glu-tRNA(Gln) amidotransferase subunit GatB — protein: MTAQTAQQADLVTVIGLEVHVQLETDTKIFCGCSTEPTDEPNEHVCPVCLGLPGALPVLNEGAVEAAVKIGKAIDADIPEETRFHRKNYYYPDLPKNFQITQYDEPICQDGDLEISVEGERRTVTIERAHLEEDPGSLQHVGGGGGIDSAEYTLVDYNRAGTPLMEIVTAPDFRSPSEVRAFLAELEEVLEYLGVFDAERDGSLRIDANLSIIPAEEIDGESTDEIGAEALAAANRTEVKNISSHKGAEKALAYEETRQKNAIQRGRAVEQETRHWDESRGITVSMRSKEEEKDYRYFEEADLPPLRVSGWKEEIAIPELPSARRERFQEEYGLSEEAASKLTSTKQVADFYENVASEFDPDLAATWVADNLLGELNYRDMEITEIEGRLDEVTRLVELVAEDEITAKNARETVLRSMLDDGTGPDEIVDEEDLGKTDESEVQQAVEEAIDENPDAVSDYESGDDGAINFLVGQVMQKTGGSADPGDVNQLLQTELEG